In one window of Methanoculleus chikugoensis DNA:
- a CDS encoding SET domain-containing protein, whose product MIENSRDTGGVFSPPEAVYVDSSQSRGRGVFARRDLAAGEMIEICPVIVLAGADEQEHLDKTHLFDYYFAWGEHAAVALGYGSLYNHSYHANADHVCDHLRGAIRISAHRPISKDEEITINYGGPADCPDPVWFDAVE is encoded by the coding sequence ATGATCGAGAATTCCAGGGATACAGGAGGGGTCTTCTCCCCTCCGGAAGCCGTATACGTCGATTCCTCGCAGTCCCGCGGCCGGGGCGTCTTCGCCCGCAGGGATCTTGCGGCCGGCGAGATGATCGAGATCTGCCCGGTTATCGTGCTCGCTGGAGCGGATGAGCAGGAACACCTTGATAAGACGCACCTCTTCGACTACTACTTCGCATGGGGGGAGCACGCCGCCGTGGCGCTGGGCTACGGGTCGCTCTACAACCACTCCTACCACGCGAACGCGGATCACGTCTGCGATCATCTCCGGGGCGCGATCCGCATCTCCGCCCACCGCCCCATCTCGAAGGACGAGGAGATCACCATCAACTACGGCGGGCCGGCGGACTGCCCCGATCCCGTCTGGTTCGATGCGGTGGAGTGA
- a CDS encoding TOBE domain-containing protein encodes MKLSARNQLPGKVKAIDVGVVTAEVVIALDGGGELTAVITKKSVENLGLTVGKKVYAVVKSTEVMVAID; translated from the coding sequence ATGAAGTTAAGCGCAAGAAACCAGCTTCCCGGAAAAGTAAAGGCCATTGATGTGGGCGTCGTCACTGCAGAGGTCGTCATCGCGCTGGACGGCGGCGGCGAACTTACCGCGGTCATCACGAAGAAGTCCGTGGAGAATCTCGGGCTTACCGTCGGCAAGAAAGTCTACGCCGTGGTCAAGTCGACCGAGGTCATGGTCGCCATCGACTGA
- a CDS encoding proline iminopeptidase-family hydrolase gives MLLLVLTTATVLLALCIMTGRAADGSNVTITGTDGDTREGYVGVTGGRVWFRIVSAESAGTPLLVLHGGPGMTHDYLEPLEALADERPIVFYDQLGCGNSDRPGDPALWTVERYVDEVGEVREALGLSRVHLLGQSWGGGLAAEYVLAKKPDGVESLILSGPLLDAGRWVADQRANLAAFPDEMQEDIREAEAGGNFDSPEYQEAITAYYTRHVCRTDPWPECLNRSIEHLAMPVYLQMWGPSEFTCTGTLREFSVADRLAGVPVPVLFTCGEYDEAPPATMEYYRSLVPGSELEVFKGASHSHHLEETGAYLTAVREFLRRVDAAQ, from the coding sequence ATGCTACTTCTTGTTCTCACAACCGCAACGGTGCTGCTCGCGCTCTGCATCATGACGGGCCGGGCGGCCGACGGATCGAACGTCACCATAACCGGAACCGACGGCGACACCCGCGAGGGCTACGTCGGCGTCACCGGCGGCCGGGTCTGGTTCCGGATCGTCAGTGCGGAGAGCGCGGGAACGCCCCTCCTTGTCCTCCACGGGGGGCCGGGGATGACGCACGACTACCTCGAACCGCTCGAAGCCCTCGCGGACGAGCGGCCGATCGTCTTCTACGACCAGCTCGGGTGCGGGAACTCCGACCGGCCCGGCGACCCCGCTCTCTGGACGGTGGAGCGCTACGTCGACGAGGTCGGCGAGGTCAGGGAGGCGCTCGGCCTCTCCCGGGTGCACCTCCTCGGGCAGTCCTGGGGAGGCGGGCTCGCGGCCGAATACGTCCTCGCTAAAAAACCCGACGGCGTCGAGAGCCTCATCCTCTCCGGGCCGCTGCTGGACGCCGGCCGGTGGGTCGCCGACCAGCGGGCGAACCTCGCGGCGTTCCCCGACGAGATGCAGGAGGATATCCGGGAGGCGGAAGCAGGCGGGAACTTCGACTCGCCGGAGTACCAGGAGGCCATAACGGCGTACTACACCCGGCACGTCTGCCGGACGGATCCCTGGCCCGAATGCTTGAACAGGTCGATCGAGCACCTCGCCATGCCGGTCTACCTGCAGATGTGGGGGCCGAGCGAGTTCACCTGCACGGGAACCCTCCGGGAGTTCAGCGTCGCCGACCGGCTCGCCGGCGTCCCGGTTCCGGTGCTCTTCACCTGCGGGGAATACGACGAAGCGCCACCCGCGACCATGGAATACTACCGGAGTCTGGTGCCGGGATCGGAGCTCGAAGTCTTTAAAGGCGCCTCGCACAGCCACCACCTCGAAGAGACCGGGGCATACCTCACGGCCGTGCGGGAGTTCCTACGTCGGGTCGACGCGGCACAGTGA
- a CDS encoding transcriptional regulator — protein sequence MGLTSGNPSAHLRRLQKAGYVTIEKAFSENPYSISVHRNKTKFKRVDRREF from the coding sequence ATGGGGCTGACATCGGGTAACCCCTCGGCTCATTTACGACGGTTGCAAAAAGCCGGGTATGTCACTATCGAGAAGGCGTTTTCCGAGAATCCGTATTCCATAAGCGTTCATCGCAATAAGACAAAATTTAAACGTGTCGACAGGCGAGAATTCTAA